From the Micromonospora lupini genome, one window contains:
- a CDS encoding DUF4233 domain-containing protein: MTGPERDPQTAEDPAEVPAGEPGVGPTRRSGLRNPERAVRGLGAGTLSLEALVLLLAIQPIRVVGGDLGGAAIAAVVALAVAAVLLAGMMRRPWAWHAGTVLQGLLILAGLLHWSLLVLGIIFALVWAYALHVRRVILG, from the coding sequence ATGACCGGCCCCGAACGGGACCCGCAGACCGCCGAGGACCCCGCCGAGGTTCCAGCGGGGGAGCCGGGCGTCGGGCCGACGCGGCGGTCCGGGCTGCGCAACCCGGAGCGGGCGGTACGCGGCCTGGGCGCGGGGACGCTCAGCCTGGAGGCGCTGGTGCTGCTGCTGGCCATCCAGCCGATCCGGGTGGTCGGTGGCGACCTCGGCGGGGCGGCGATCGCGGCGGTGGTGGCCCTGGCGGTGGCCGCCGTCCTGCTCGCCGGCATGATGCGCCGCCCCTGGGCCTGGCACGCCGGCACCGTGCTGCAGGGCCTGCTGATCCTGGCCGGTCTGCTGCACTGGTCGCTGCTCGTGCTGGGCATCATCTTCGCTCTGGTCTGGGCGTACGCCCTGCACGTCCGCCGGGTCATCCTCGGCTGA
- a CDS encoding bifunctional folylpolyglutamate synthase/dihydrofolate synthase, whose translation MTDRTDFAAAEAELNARGFTRMVFELDRIESLLDLLGSPQRAYPSIHLTGTNGKTSTARMIDSLLRAFGLHTGRYTSPHLETVRERISLDGEPVSEERFASVYREIKPLAELVDARSDEPLTYFDMTTALAFATFADAPVDIAVVEVGLGGAEDATNVIQAGVCVITPIGLDHTEWLGDTLQDIALAKAGIIHPGATVIAAAQEEEAARPLLERCAEVGATIAREGGEFGVLSRAVAVGGQVLTLQGLGGVYDEVFLPLHGAHQAQNAAVALAAVEAFLGAGARRQLDIEAVREGFASASSPGRLERVRNAPTVLLDGAHNPHGMAATVTALQEEFAFSKLVALVGVLADKDASSLLELLEPVADVVVVTRNSSPRAMPTKELAALAAEIFGEERVEVAEEMPDAIELAVALAEEDVPGELSGVGVLVTGSVVTVADARRLFKR comes from the coding sequence GTGACCGACCGTACCGATTTCGCCGCCGCCGAGGCCGAGCTGAACGCCCGCGGGTTCACCCGCATGGTCTTCGAGCTGGACCGCATCGAGTCACTGCTCGACCTGCTGGGCAGCCCGCAGCGGGCGTACCCGTCGATCCACCTGACCGGCACCAACGGCAAGACCTCCACCGCGCGGATGATCGACTCGCTGCTGCGGGCGTTCGGGCTGCACACCGGCCGGTACACGAGCCCGCACCTGGAGACCGTGCGGGAGCGGATCAGCCTGGACGGCGAGCCGGTGAGCGAGGAGCGGTTCGCTTCGGTGTACCGGGAGATCAAGCCGCTGGCGGAGCTGGTCGACGCGCGGTCGGACGAGCCGCTGACGTACTTCGACATGACCACCGCGCTGGCGTTCGCCACGTTCGCCGACGCGCCTGTCGACATCGCGGTGGTCGAGGTGGGGCTCGGCGGCGCCGAGGACGCCACGAACGTCATCCAGGCCGGGGTCTGCGTCATCACCCCGATCGGCCTCGACCACACCGAGTGGCTCGGCGACACCCTCCAGGACATCGCGCTGGCCAAGGCCGGCATCATCCACCCGGGCGCCACGGTGATCGCCGCGGCGCAGGAGGAGGAGGCGGCGCGTCCCCTCCTCGAACGCTGCGCCGAGGTGGGTGCCACCATCGCCCGCGAGGGAGGCGAGTTCGGTGTCCTGAGCCGGGCGGTCGCCGTCGGCGGGCAGGTGCTCACGCTGCAGGGCCTCGGCGGCGTCTACGACGAGGTGTTCCTCCCGCTGCACGGCGCGCACCAGGCGCAGAACGCCGCGGTGGCGCTCGCCGCGGTGGAGGCGTTCCTCGGTGCCGGGGCCCGACGGCAGTTGGACATCGAGGCCGTCCGGGAGGGCTTCGCCTCGGCCAGCTCCCCGGGGCGGCTGGAGCGGGTCCGCAATGCCCCGACAGTCCTGCTCGACGGCGCGCACAACCCGCACGGCATGGCCGCGACAGTCACCGCCCTCCAGGAGGAGTTCGCGTTCAGCAAGCTTGTGGCGCTTGTCGGCGTGCTCGCCGACAAGGACGCGAGCAGCCTGTTGGAGCTGCTGGAGCCGGTGGCCGACGTCGTGGTGGTGACCCGTAACAGCTCGCCGCGGGCGATGCCGACGAAGGAACTCGCCGCGCTGGCCGCCGAGATCTTCGGCGAGGAGCGCGTCGAGGTGGCCGAGGAGATGCCGGACGCGATCGAGCTGGCGGTCGCGCTGGCCGAGGAGGACGTTCCCGGTGAGCTGAGCGGCGTCGGGGTCCTGGTGACCGGTTCGGTGGTCACGGTGGCCGACGCCCGCCGGCTGTTCAAGCGATGA